The DNA region ATCAAGAGCGGGCTGGTGAGCGCGGACGGCAGGGTGCTCCGGAGGCTGGTGGTGCCCACGGAGGGGCATCTGGGTGTCCGGCACGTGCTGGGCAAGCTGGTGGAGCTGGGTAGGCAGCTAGCTGGGGGGCAAGACCTGGGAGGGATAGGCGTGGGCTTCACAGGGGTGATAGATCCCTCCACCGGCACCGTCCTGCAGCTCAACGGCAAGATCCCGGACGTGGAGGGAGTCAGCGTCGGGGGGTATCTACAGGAAGCTTTTGGAGTGCCCACCAAGGTGGACAACGATGCCCGGGTGTACGCGCTGGGGGAGTGGGTGTACGGGGCTGGTCGGGGTTACTCTGATGTGGTGTGCGTCACGATCGGTACCGGGGTGGGCACCGGGGTGATAGCTGGCGGCAGGCTGCTGAGGAGCTCTGGGCTGCTCGCTGGGATCCTCGGGGGACACTTCACGGTGGACGTCAACGGGAGCCTGTGCTCCTGTGGGAACATAGGGTGCTGGGAGGTGTACGCCTCGGCCACAGCACTGGTCAACGCGATGGCGGATCACCTGGGGAGGGGCTGTGGCTCGGAGCTTGTGGGAGGCGAGCTGAGCGTGGAGAGGGTGTTGGGTGCTGTGGAACGTGGAGATGGGCTGGCTTGCTGGGTGTTCGAGCGTTGGCTGCGGTACCTGGCCAGCGGGGTGGTGACGCTGATCCACGCCTACGACCCTCAGGTGGTGGTGATAGGCGGTGGGGTGATGGCCAGGGGAGAGCTGGTGCTGCCCAGGGTGAGGGAGCATGTGCGCGCCCACGCCTGGACATACCCCAAGGGCAGGGTGGAGGTGAGGGGGGCAGAGCTGGGAGATGACGCAGCGCTGCTGGGAGCAGCAGCGCTGGTGATGGGAGGTTACGATGGCTGAGCCTAAGACGAAGCATTCCCAGCTGCGCAAGGAGCAGATCTTGCAGCGGCTGCTGGAGCGAGCCGAGGTCACTGTGGAGGAGCTGGTGGAGGAGCTCGGGGCGTCTCCGGCCACGATTCGCCGCGATCTGGCGGAGCTGGAGCGGGAGGGTTTGCTACGGCGCACGCACGGGGGCGCCTCTCTTGCCGAGCGGATGCTGTACGAGCCCTTCCTGCACGATTCCTCCTTCGAGGCCCAGGTCCGCAGAGAGAGCGAGGCCAAGAGGAGGATCGGCCTGGCGGCCGCCTCCCTGGTGGCCGACAACGAGACTATCTCGTTGACACCTGGCACCACCACCACGCAGGTGGCCAGGAGCATCCGCCATCGCAGGGGCATCACCGTGATCACGACCACGGTAAACGTGGCGATGGAGCTCAGCAATCGCGAGGACCTGACCGTGTTCGTGGCCGGCGGCTTCCTGCGCGGCAGTTGGTTCTCTCTGGTCGGCAGCTTCACCATCCGTGCAGTGAGCGAGTTCTTCGTGGACAAGGTGTTCATAGGCGTCAACGGTATCCATGCTGAGAAAGGGCTCACCTGCTGGAATGCCGAGGAGGCGGCCGTCAACAGGGCACTCATCGAGCACGCCAAGCAGAAGATAGTTGTGGCCGACCACACCAAGCTGGGTGCCCTGGCCACAGCCCTGATATGCCCCACCAATTGGGTGGACATACTCATCACGGACACAGGGGCTGCCGAGGAAGCTGTGCAGCCCTTCAGAGATCTTGGGATTGAGGTGATACTGGTATGATGATCTATCCTGGCTTGCTGCCCTCCCACGACAGGGAGCAGCTGGACCTCACGGGTGAGTGGAGCTTTGCGCTGGATCCCGATGGCAGGGGTGAAGCTGAGGAGTGGTACAGGAGGCTGCAGAGCGGGCGCATCCTGGTGCCCGGCTCCTGGGAGGAACAGGGCTACGGCGAGCGTCCTCCCGAGCAGATCATCGGCTGGAGCAAGAAGCGTAGCTACGAAGGAGCTGCCTGGTATGTGCGCCAGGTGGAGATCCCAAACGTCTGGCGCGGCAAGAAGATCTGGTTGCAGCTGGAGGGGGTCAACTGGACGACAGGCGTATGGCTCAATGGCACCTATGCGGGCTCTGGAGATTCGCTGAGCACGCCCCATAGGTTCGACCTGACGGACCTCGCTCATCCGGGTGAACCTAACCTGCTGGCCATCAAAGTGAACAATAAGGTAGAGGGGATCTTGAACTACGAGGCCCACATCCACTCGAGGCACACTGCCACAAACTGGGGTGGCATCGTGGGCGCTGTACGATTGGTGGCCACCCCGCGGACTTGGATAGAGGGGTTGAAGATCTTCCCAGACGCCCACCGGCGCACGGTGCGCTGCGAAGTCTTGGTGGCCTCCACCACTGGGGCGAGGGGTACGGTGGAGGCCAGGGCTGAAGTCGAGGGGCGCAGGATCGCTGGAGCGAAGATGCCCCTGGAGATAGCCCAACCGGGAGTGAAGGGCCTTACCCTGACCCTCGAGTTAGGGCCGGATGCTAGGCTGTGGTCGGACCGCGACCCTTTCCTCTACGAACTGCACCTGGAGCTTGCCACGGAGGAAGGTGTGGACGTCGTGGACACGAGGTTCGGGCTGCGCACGTTTGAGGTGCGCGGCAGGAAGCTGTACCTCAACGACGAGCCCCTCTACCTGCGTGGGTACGTGGACTGCTGCATATTTCCCCTCACCGGCTATCCTCCACACGACAAGAGCGTGTACCTGCAGCAGTTTCGGAGGGCCAAGGACTACGGTTTCAATCACGTTAGGCTGCACTCCTGGACGCCCCCAGATGCCTTCTATGAGGCCGCAGACGAGGTGGGGATGCTGGTGCAGAACGAGCTCCCCAACTGGGGGAACTGCAACGACCCTCGGTACCTGGCTGGTGCCGGCAATTTCCTGAGATCGGAGCTGGAGAGGGTGGTGTTGCACCTGCAGCGGCATCCTTCATTAGTGATCCATTGCATGGGCAACGAGCTGCTGCAATCTGCACCTCACGGAGCCTCTCATCGGTACAGCCCGTTCCTCAACCAGCTGGTACGCAGGGGCAGGGAGCTGGACCCTTCCAGGCTGTACCTGGACCAAAGCGGGTTTGGGCACCTGCCCGAGGAGCCGGACAGGGAGACCGACCTCAACTCCTACAGGTCTTTCCGGGGCACGACCCCGGATAGCACGACCACCTGGTCCACCAGGGTTGCCGGTGGGCGGCTGCCGGTGATCGCCCACGAGCACACCCAGATGGACATGTACACAAGGCTGGACTCATCCCCCAAGTTCACCGGAGTGATCGAGCCCTCCTGGGAGGCCCAGGCGATGGATGCTCTCGCGGCCAAGCAGCTGCTCGATGAAGCGGATAGATACTACCGAGCATCGGCGCGACTGCAACTGGTGTGCATCAAGGAGCAGTTCGAGAGGATCAGGCGCACTCTGGAGCTCAGCGGCCTACAGATGCTCAACCTGACCGACTTCCCCGGGCAGGGCACTGCCCTCAACGGCGTGCTGGACGTTTTCTGGGAACCCAAGGGGCACGCATCAGCTGAGGTCTTCAGGCAGTTCAACGCCGAGACGGTGTTGCTGTGCGCGTGTCCGAGGCGTACTTTCCCCGAGGGTGGGTGGCTGGAGGCCAGGTTGCTCCTGTCCCACTATGGTCCAGACAGAGTGCGCGGTGATGTGCGTTGGGAGCTGGCGGCAGGCCAGGACGTCCTGGCCTGTGGCAAGTTGGCTGTGGGAGACGTGCCGCCTGGGGGGTTGTACGAGGTGGGAACCCTGGCCCTCAGGATGCCTACAGGGCCCAAGAAGCTAACGCTGCGGGCTCATCTGGAGGGCAGCCACGTGCACAACTCCTGGGACTTCTGGGTGTTCCCCACAGGTAGGACCCAAGAGGTGGGCGCAGGAGTGCGGCTGAGCCCAGGCCTCGCCTGGCTGGCGGACTACTACGACCAGATGGAGGTCATTGACCGCCGTGAGCACCACCGAGGGGTGATACTTACCGATCGTCTGAACGTGCGCTATGTGGAGGAGATGTACAACGGGGCCACTGTGGTGTACCTGGCGGAGAACGACGAGCTGCAGGACGCGATACCCACAGGTTTTGAATCCCTCTTCTGGACCTACCTGTGGTTTCCCAACCAACCGCGCACCACGATGGGCCTGGTTGTGGAGGACCACCCCCTCATGCGGCGTTTCCCCCACGATGGGCACTCCGATTGGCAGTGGTACCATCTCGTGGAGGGTGCCAAGGCGGTGGGGATGGAGGTCTTGCCCTCGGATCTCAGACCTATCGTGGCTGTGGTGGACAACTGGCACAGGGCGAGGAAGCTGGGGTACATGCTCGAGGGACGTGTGGGCAGGGGCAGGTTCCTGATGACGACGCTGCAGCTGCTGGGGGAGTATCCCTGCCATCCCGAGGCCGTGTACCTGCTGGACCAGCTGCTGGGCTACATCCAGGGAGAGGAGTTCTCTCCAGCCACCAGGCTTACCCTAGCTCACATCTGGTCACTGCCCAGATCCCCCATCCATGGTGGCCATCTGTAAGCTTGAGCTATAAAACGGATAACAGAAATATTTGACATAAATACGCCAAGGTCAACCGGAGATGGAGTATATTTGAAATAGTAGCTCATATGTGCTATTAGCTTCGTAGATGCCTTAGGCCGGTAAGGAGCATCTCAGAGTAAGTTGTAGTCGAAGGAACACCTGGCTGAACTCCATGGCAATGTAATACATACTACACCACTTAGGAGAGTGGCAACACACAAGGAGCGAGCGTTTATATTTTTACATAATAATGTATGATAGGTTATGCTTGTCTGCCCCAGGTAGGCTTGTAAGCTGTCAGGCGCAGGCGAATTGGTACTGGATAGGGTAGAGTGGAATGGGGAGATAAATCGTCCAGTGAGCGTGTCCAATAGGCCTTGAGGAATCGAATAACCCTCATAGGGCCACCTGCCACCACTGGGTCGAACAGCTGTGGGTGACGCGGGGCCTCCCCCAGGAGTAGTCGGGCCAGCCTGATCGTCGCCGGGCGTGATACGAACTCCCCGTAGGCATCCGCCAACTTGTGGAGCACGACATCTGGTGGAAGCAAAAATGTATATTTCGCAGAAGATACATTCTGCGAAGTAACAGGAGGTAACAGGCGAATGGTGGCTAGAGAGGTCCGTCCAGAGCCTTCGCGTTGTCAGGGTGCTCGAGGCCTACGCTTGTACGTCGCCATAAGCCCTAGCCATGGTTGGCAAGAGGCCTATGCCGGATGGAGGTCGGAGGGACTATGGATGCTCGACCTGCCTGTACACGCCCCGCCGCTGCTGCCAACCACCCATCGCCTTGTTCCAAAGCTCCCCGCCTTTCAACCCGTAGTGGTCCATAGAGCTGGCAGTGTCGTCTGGCTACAGCTAAGAGACCTCTAAATAGCCATCTTAGATCATAACATCCTTGGACTGGCTCGTTCTAGGAGCTGGAAAGCATACCAGCGGAGGTCTGTGCTACGGGGATGTGCGGGAGATGGTGCACGTAGCTGATAGCGACCAATAGACGCGAGCAGACGGATTGGCTAGCTGCTTGTGCTGCTCCTCAGCACGCATGGTGCCGTGAGCAAGGCATCCTCGAGCCCATCTCTGAACCTGGCCGCCACGGAGAGAGGTAGAGCGAGCTCGACAGTGCGCCTCGGTACTTGACCTTCCAGCTACCTGAAAGGTTTAAAATAGAGTTAGTGATGTCACGCGCTCAGGGTGATCCTTTGCCAGGGAAGAAGTTGCGAATCGGGGACCTCGCCGCCGAACTGGGGCTGAACCCGAAGACGATCCGCTACTACGAACAGATCGGGCTGCTGCCCGCCGCGCCCCGTACCGAGTCGGGGTACCGGGTGTATGGACCCGGCGATGTGGAACGGCTGCGTTTTGTCCTGAAGGCGAAGGCCGTCGGCCTCAGCCTCAAGGAGATCAAGGAGATCCTCCTGCTCCAGCAGTCCGGGCAGCAGCCATGTGAACACGTGCTTGCGCTGCTTGACCGCAAGATCACCGCGGTCGAGCAGCAGCTGTTGGCCCTGACCTCTATCCGCCAGGAGCTAGTTGCCCTGCGAGACCAGGCAGCCCAGACGATGGGCAACGAGACATGCATCTGCGGGCTCATTGAGCACTACGAGCGACACTAACAGCGCGCTGCGTGCCGTTGGTGCCGCTCCCTCGCAAGGGTGGATCCATGCGTCCTCAGCGATCCACAGCTGCCCTCATCGCCCGATGCCCTGCACTGTCCGCTTGACATTCCAGCTAACTGGAACATGTAGTATCTGCTAGGGCTAGGGCGATGTCCCACCTGCCAGCCGAAGTCGAAGGGAGGAACAGCTGATGGAGCAGAGAACGTTTCGGGTAGCGGGTCTGCGCTGCAAGACTTGCGAGTATCGGATTCAGAAGGCGCTGTCGCGCCTCGAGGGCGTAAGGCGCAGCCGCGCCGACCACCGGTGCGGCGAGGTGCTGGTGGTCTTCGATGCCACGCGCACCCCTGAGTCGGTGGTGCGAGCCTGCCTCGAGCGCGCCGGCTGCAAGATCCTCGAACGCTATTGGGCCGAGGTCCTGCCCGACGGCAGGGCACGATTCCGTGCCAAGATCAGAGGACTGCACTGCTCCCTGTGCACCGCCACGATCGAGAAGGCGCTCGGTCGTCAACCTGGGGTGTACAAGGTGGCCGTCAGCCTGACCCACGAGCAGGCGCTCATCGAGTACGACCCGGCACGCGTCCAGCCGGAGGAGCTCCTCCAGACGCTGCGGGAGATCGGCTACACGATCTGGGACCCGCGCAAGACGCGTCCCTACGAGGAGGAAGAGGCCGACCTGGCGCGCGAGGCTCAGCGCCTCTTCGCCGCGATCGGCTTCAGCCTCGCCACGCTGGCGCTCATCCTGCGCTTCGAGGGCCTCTGGATGCTGCTCGTGCCCGCGGTCACGGCCGCGACGCTCCTCACGGTGGCCTTCCTGCTGCTGCGCGGGCAGGGCCGCGGGCGGGCGGTCGGGGGGACCGCGGCGCTCGCGCTCGTCACGGGCACGCTAGCGGCGTCCAACCTGCTGCAGATCGGCCGGCCGCTGGTGCCCTGGGTCGTCGGGGGCTTCGCCCTGGCGGTCGTCCTCGGCGTGGCGCCGCACATCCTCGCGATGGCCTTCCAGTCCCTGCGCCGGGGCATTCTCAATCAGCACGTGCTGCTGGAGGTCGGCGCGTTCGCGGGCATCGCCGGTGGCCTGATCGGTCTCGTCTTCCGTCCGGCCGGCTACCCCACGGCAGCGTTC from Thermobaculum terrenum ATCC BAA-798 includes:
- a CDS encoding ROK family protein encodes the protein MSQVYLAYDVGGTRIKSGLVSADGRVLRRLVVPTEGHLGVRHVLGKLVELGRQLAGGQDLGGIGVGFTGVIDPSTGTVLQLNGKIPDVEGVSVGGYLQEAFGVPTKVDNDARVYALGEWVYGAGRGYSDVVCVTIGTGVGTGVIAGGRLLRSSGLLAGILGGHFTVDVNGSLCSCGNIGCWEVYASATALVNAMADHLGRGCGSELVGGELSVERVLGAVERGDGLACWVFERWLRYLASGVVTLIHAYDPQVVVIGGGVMARGELVLPRVREHVRAHAWTYPKGRVEVRGAELGDDAALLGAAALVMGGYDG
- a CDS encoding DeoR/GlpR family DNA-binding transcription regulator; this translates as MAEPKTKHSQLRKEQILQRLLERAEVTVEELVEELGASPATIRRDLAELEREGLLRRTHGGASLAERMLYEPFLHDSSFEAQVRRESEAKRRIGLAAASLVADNETISLTPGTTTTQVARSIRHRRGITVITTTVNVAMELSNREDLTVFVAGGFLRGSWFSLVGSFTIRAVSEFFVDKVFIGVNGIHAEKGLTCWNAEEAAVNRALIEHAKQKIVVADHTKLGALATALICPTNWVDILITDTGAAEEAVQPFRDLGIEVILV
- a CDS encoding glycoside hydrolase family 2 protein, which encodes MMIYPGLLPSHDREQLDLTGEWSFALDPDGRGEAEEWYRRLQSGRILVPGSWEEQGYGERPPEQIIGWSKKRSYEGAAWYVRQVEIPNVWRGKKIWLQLEGVNWTTGVWLNGTYAGSGDSLSTPHRFDLTDLAHPGEPNLLAIKVNNKVEGILNYEAHIHSRHTATNWGGIVGAVRLVATPRTWIEGLKIFPDAHRRTVRCEVLVASTTGARGTVEARAEVEGRRIAGAKMPLEIAQPGVKGLTLTLELGPDARLWSDRDPFLYELHLELATEEGVDVVDTRFGLRTFEVRGRKLYLNDEPLYLRGYVDCCIFPLTGYPPHDKSVYLQQFRRAKDYGFNHVRLHSWTPPDAFYEAADEVGMLVQNELPNWGNCNDPRYLAGAGNFLRSELERVVLHLQRHPSLVIHCMGNELLQSAPHGASHRYSPFLNQLVRRGRELDPSRLYLDQSGFGHLPEEPDRETDLNSYRSFRGTTPDSTTTWSTRVAGGRLPVIAHEHTQMDMYTRLDSSPKFTGVIEPSWEAQAMDALAAKQLLDEADRYYRASARLQLVCIKEQFERIRRTLELSGLQMLNLTDFPGQGTALNGVLDVFWEPKGHASAEVFRQFNAETVLLCACPRRTFPEGGWLEARLLLSHYGPDRVRGDVRWELAAGQDVLACGKLAVGDVPPGGLYEVGTLALRMPTGPKKLTLRAHLEGSHVHNSWDFWVFPTGRTQEVGAGVRLSPGLAWLADYYDQMEVIDRREHHRGVILTDRLNVRYVEEMYNGATVVYLAENDELQDAIPTGFESLFWTYLWFPNQPRTTMGLVVEDHPLMRRFPHDGHSDWQWYHLVEGAKAVGMEVLPSDLRPIVAVVDNWHRARKLGYMLEGRVGRGRFLMTTLQLLGEYPCHPEAVYLLDQLLGYIQGEEFSPATRLTLAHIWSLPRSPIHGGHL
- a CDS encoding TetR/AcrR family transcriptional regulator C-terminal domain-containing protein, with translation MLPPDVVLHKLADAYGEFVSRPATIRLARLLLGEAPRHPQLFDPVVAGGPMRVIRFLKAYWTRSLDDLSPHSTLPYPVPIRLRLTAYKPTWGRQA
- a CDS encoding heavy metal-responsive transcriptional regulator gives rise to the protein MPGKKLRIGDLAAELGLNPKTIRYYEQIGLLPAAPRTESGYRVYGPGDVERLRFVLKAKAVGLSLKEIKEILLLQQSGQQPCEHVLALLDRKITAVEQQLLALTSIRQELVALRDQAAQTMGNETCICGLIEHYERH